The following proteins come from a genomic window of Shewanella halifaxensis HAW-EB4:
- a CDS encoding DUF6884 domain-containing protein, producing the protein MKKIILISCVSKKVEYTTTARELYISTLFKLNLRYAEQLRPDNIFILSAKYGLLPLNEEVEPYELTLNTMSSNDIKTWAGGVLQQLSDRYKMDACHFTFLAGEKYRKHLISHTPHSDIPLQGLRIGEQLQKLKGLIS; encoded by the coding sequence ATGAAAAAAATAATCTTGATTTCATGTGTGAGCAAAAAGGTCGAATATACAACTACAGCAAGAGAGCTCTACATTAGCACTCTTTTCAAACTAAACCTCCGATATGCTGAACAGCTAAGACCTGATAATATTTTTATTCTGTCAGCTAAGTATGGCCTCCTACCGTTAAACGAAGAAGTTGAACCTTATGAGTTAACACTTAATACAATGAGTTCAAATGACATAAAAACATGGGCAGGTGGAGTATTACAGCAACTCTCAGACAGGTACAAAATGGATGCATGCCATTTCACCTTTTTAGCTGGAGAGAAATACAGGAAGCATTTGATTTCACACACACCACATTCAGATATTCCCCTTCAAGGGCTTCGTATCGGTGAGCAGCTTCAAAAACTAAAAGGCCTAATATCATGA
- a CDS encoding competence protein CoiA family protein, protein MEDVEMSLFQAVKMTYALSKEDEFVSVKNVANGLACECVCIDCQGRLSAKQGKVKQWHFAHHQESDKDNCQWSGESEIHLRVKKYLEQYRVLTVPIGYSKPTTLSLKFDDIRLEKSLRPTKRIPDVTGYCNGERILVEVKVTHEVDKQKTAEYKAVNASVIEIDFSDFSLVEDRILDEHIESHLGRADLNWLSVAPVGVIAEQFQAHERAITKAFIVENKRLALEQEILEKEIKGKQDYIQSFSRQYDEYKYRIKCVTDELVSISRQAERFKNERDRNVEAANTSFMSTLYQLEEQYLRRLDSENAEKLKLIEREYLTELHDKHHLLQKDIMAVEAKLLCKKEELRAVENQAVNLDEKAVELCELQIKVQREAKALREKEQAWSKATMANTSIKKHFVRMEPDLRQICRKGGVPWPFNGSLLDELSPDSID, encoded by the coding sequence ATGGAAGATGTTGAGATGAGTCTATTTCAAGCGGTAAAGATGACATATGCACTAAGCAAAGAAGATGAATTTGTTTCCGTTAAAAATGTGGCGAATGGTTTGGCATGCGAGTGTGTCTGCATTGATTGCCAAGGAAGATTATCTGCTAAGCAGGGAAAGGTAAAACAATGGCATTTTGCTCACCACCAAGAGTCGGATAAGGACAATTGTCAATGGAGTGGCGAAAGTGAAATACACCTTAGAGTTAAGAAGTACTTAGAGCAATATAGAGTACTCACTGTCCCTATAGGTTACTCCAAACCTACCACGCTATCGCTAAAGTTTGATGATATAAGATTAGAAAAGAGTTTGAGACCAACAAAGCGGATCCCGGATGTTACAGGTTACTGTAATGGTGAGAGAATTTTGGTCGAAGTCAAAGTGACTCATGAAGTTGATAAACAGAAAACAGCTGAATATAAAGCTGTTAATGCCTCGGTGATCGAGATTGATTTTAGCGACTTTTCTTTAGTCGAAGATCGGATATTAGACGAACATATTGAAAGCCATCTTGGCAGAGCTGATTTGAATTGGTTATCTGTTGCTCCAGTTGGCGTTATTGCTGAGCAGTTTCAGGCTCATGAAAGGGCTATTACTAAAGCGTTTATTGTGGAAAACAAGCGGTTAGCATTGGAACAAGAAATATTAGAAAAAGAAATTAAAGGTAAGCAAGATTACATCCAGTCATTTAGCCGCCAATATGATGAATATAAATATAGAATTAAGTGCGTTACGGATGAGCTTGTTAGTATTTCGAGGCAGGCTGAACGATTCAAAAATGAGAGAGATAGGAATGTTGAAGCGGCGAATACGTCGTTTATGAGTACCTTGTATCAACTTGAAGAACAGTACTTAAGACGCCTTGATAGCGAAAATGCAGAAAAGTTAAAACTCATTGAGCGAGAATATCTAACCGAATTACATGATAAGCACCACCTTTTGCAAAAAGATATTATGGCTGTTGAGGCCAAACTATTATGTAAGAAAGAAGAGCTTCGTGCCGTTGAGAACCAAGCAGTGAATTTAGATGAAAAGGCTGTTGAACTATGCGAGCTGCAAATTAAAGTTCAGCGTGAGGCTAAAGCTCTAAGGGAGAAGGAGCAAGCTTGGTCTAAAGCCACAATGGCGAATACTTCGATAAAAAAACACTTTGTTAGGATGGAGCCTGATTTGCGGCAAATCTGCCGCAAAGGTGGGGTTCCATGGCCATTTAATGGAAGCCTTCTCGACGAACTCAGCCCAGATTCTATAGATTGA
- a CDS encoding tyrosine-type recombinase/integrase, with protein sequence MNNQTPTALFLSRLAPSGRRPLRCQLNTVLKLFNWKGEVEAQPFHTLNYAQIEYVKRHKLDEGKSPRTVNLVVFALKAIVKTGFLMGMVDDIQWRQVQAVKRLPINPSSRGKALSSNSVGELITTCYLDKRHIGKRDCCILALFLSTGLRRFELANLTVSDIHLDKRTLTVKSGKGKKPRKQPFPTWALTYIDSWLRVRTYQPGDLFNPIWNNVIKHDRGLSCAALYQIVKARTLEATGITISPHDLRRTFITELLNQKVDLSTASKLAGHANVTTTQIYDKRDESVMREAINQLNYQLNDQLNVQPDGDEYD encoded by the coding sequence ATGAATAATCAAACTCCGACGGCGTTGTTTTTGTCACGCCTAGCGCCCAGTGGGCGTAGACCGCTGCGCTGTCAGCTAAACACGGTACTCAAACTGTTTAATTGGAAAGGTGAAGTTGAAGCGCAACCATTTCACACACTTAACTACGCACAAATTGAATACGTCAAACGCCATAAGTTGGATGAGGGTAAGTCCCCACGAACAGTTAATCTGGTGGTATTTGCACTCAAGGCCATTGTTAAGACTGGTTTCCTAATGGGTATGGTGGACGATATTCAATGGCGGCAGGTACAAGCCGTTAAGCGGCTACCTATCAACCCCAGTAGCCGAGGTAAGGCGTTATCATCCAATAGTGTGGGTGAGTTGATCACCACCTGTTATCTGGACAAGCGGCACATTGGCAAACGGGACTGCTGCATATTGGCTCTATTTCTCAGTACTGGCCTAAGGCGCTTTGAGTTAGCCAACCTGACAGTCAGTGATATCCACCTTGATAAACGTACCTTAACGGTAAAGTCCGGCAAGGGTAAGAAGCCACGTAAACAACCGTTCCCCACATGGGCACTGACCTACATCGACAGCTGGTTAAGGGTAAGGACTTACCAACCAGGGGACTTGTTTAACCCCATCTGGAACAATGTCATTAAACATGACCGTGGCCTAAGTTGTGCTGCCCTCTACCAAATAGTTAAGGCTCGCACTTTAGAAGCCACAGGTATCACCATTTCCCCACACGACTTACGCAGAACCTTCATTACCGAACTACTCAATCAAAAGGTCGATTTAAGCACTGCTAGCAAACTGGCTGGTCACGCCAATGTCACCACCACGCAGATCTATGATAAACGTGATGAATCTGTAATGAGAGAGGCTATCAACCAACTGAACTATCAATTGAATGACCAACTAAATGTACAACCAGATGGAGACGAGTATGACTAG
- a CDS encoding AAA family ATPase — MTSLHTPYPEDNMVIEITPTQSHQGSATSYAYKALTSGYVDDTDLQDLSSRIIKVVCGKGIKLGCANKLSNLKRHLKKQRGETATSNLDHNCKLLSQGLGLPTDGWKVVKFIVVMNVNRGLFDLINKILPEDNYANAMFAYTLGLSEFRLIEVLKALATTGLFDPFYDYGLIDFMNLPQAIISLLLGSKVEYYLNLIEPFIQSKPESELKLRHFGHLECDTLQQFLDISINQSMLGVNVLFYGLPGTGKTELAKVLADKTQSHLIAIKPVGDEVSGEQGRFKRQAFSSNLRLQYLTLVQRLVSPDEKTLLLIDECEDIFEQSISHRGYGKELLHELMERNTIPTIWITNHIDVIPHSCIRRFTYVLNVSIPDNRVMESLMDNSFKGLRVSKVFKHQLATLPELTPAHITNAAFVTHNTRLSGKAAEHNIEVMVKSTLTACGHSTNGNGYKPQLPFSTEYLNIKGGNQAIDLLENSLDTTCDIRTLLVGPPGTGKTAVVEYLANGCNRELVTIRCSDVLGKYVGESEKNIARIFQQASDNNCILFFDEVDSLLLDRGGLNASWEIQQVNELLTQMESFNQPFFAATNFSERLDRAVMRRFDFKLSFNYLTEKQAQNLFRNVTSTNTLSAQTLDSLSLLKLLTPGDFSILRRRQKLNHFKLTTDECLAILTTENNSKPGNRTIGFK, encoded by the coding sequence ATGACTAGCCTCCATACACCATACCCCGAAGATAATATGGTGATAGAGATTACGCCAACCCAATCACACCAAGGCAGCGCAACCAGCTATGCCTATAAAGCCCTTACCTCTGGTTATGTCGATGACACAGATCTTCAAGACCTGAGTAGCCGCATCATCAAAGTAGTGTGTGGTAAAGGTATCAAGCTAGGGTGTGCCAACAAACTAAGTAACTTAAAGCGCCACCTCAAGAAGCAAAGAGGTGAAACGGCCACCAGCAACCTTGACCATAATTGTAAGTTACTCTCTCAAGGTCTTGGACTGCCAACTGATGGCTGGAAGGTAGTGAAGTTTATTGTGGTGATGAATGTTAACCGCGGACTATTTGATCTTATCAATAAGATCTTACCTGAGGATAACTACGCCAATGCAATGTTCGCCTACACACTAGGGCTATCAGAGTTCAGGTTAATAGAAGTATTAAAAGCACTGGCAACAACAGGCCTGTTTGACCCGTTCTACGATTACGGCTTAATAGATTTTATGAATCTACCACAGGCAATCATTAGCTTATTGCTCGGCTCCAAGGTCGAGTACTACCTCAATCTTATTGAACCATTTATACAATCCAAGCCTGAGTCTGAGCTTAAGCTACGCCACTTTGGCCACCTTGAGTGTGACACCTTGCAGCAATTTTTAGATATCAGTATTAACCAGTCCATGCTGGGAGTTAATGTACTTTTCTACGGGTTACCCGGCACAGGCAAAACCGAACTAGCCAAAGTACTGGCTGATAAAACTCAATCACACCTTATCGCCATTAAACCTGTTGGGGATGAAGTATCAGGTGAACAAGGTAGATTCAAGAGGCAAGCCTTTAGCTCTAATCTAAGGTTGCAGTACCTAACGCTGGTACAACGCTTAGTATCACCAGATGAAAAGACTCTATTACTAATAGATGAGTGTGAGGATATCTTTGAGCAAAGCATTTCTCACCGTGGTTATGGTAAGGAGCTGCTACATGAATTGATGGAACGAAACACCATACCAACTATCTGGATAACCAATCATATTGATGTTATCCCCCACAGCTGCATACGCCGCTTCACCTATGTACTTAACGTTAGCATTCCTGACAATAGGGTTATGGAAAGCCTAATGGATAATAGCTTTAAGGGGCTAAGGGTATCCAAGGTATTCAAACACCAGCTAGCCACACTGCCAGAGCTAACCCCTGCTCATATCACCAATGCGGCCTTTGTCACTCATAACACTCGGCTTTCGGGTAAAGCTGCCGAGCATAATATAGAGGTTATGGTTAAAAGCACCCTAACTGCTTGCGGCCACAGCACTAATGGTAACGGTTATAAACCACAACTCCCCTTTTCTACCGAGTACCTCAACATTAAGGGCGGCAACCAAGCGATAGACCTGTTAGAAAACTCGCTAGATACAACCTGCGATATCCGCACCTTATTAGTCGGTCCACCCGGCACAGGAAAAACAGCGGTTGTAGAGTATCTGGCCAATGGCTGTAACCGTGAGTTAGTGACCATTAGGTGCTCAGATGTACTCGGAAAATACGTAGGGGAAAGCGAGAAGAATATCGCCCGTATCTTTCAACAGGCCAGTGATAACAACTGTATTTTGTTCTTCGATGAGGTGGACAGCCTGCTATTAGATAGGGGCGGCTTAAACGCCAGTTGGGAGATACAGCAAGTTAATGAACTACTGACACAGATGGAGAGTTTCAATCAGCCCTTCTTCGCAGCAACTAATTTCTCTGAGCGTCTAGACAGAGCTGTAATGCGACGATTCGACTTCAAGCTATCATTTAATTATCTTACTGAGAAACAAGCTCAGAATCTCTTTAGGAACGTCACAAGCACAAATACGCTATCAGCTCAGACACTAGATTCGCTAAGCTTACTTAAGCTGCTAACTCCCGGTGACTTTTCTATCTTAAGGCGTCGTCAAAAACTAAATCACTTCAAGCTAACCACCGATGAGTGTTTAGCCATTCTAACCACCGAGAACAACAGTAAGCCCGGCAACAGAACTATCGGCTTCAAGTAA
- a CDS encoding DUF6641 family protein — translation MTASLLSSLKVTARPEDGSKNPLIQRREKLLTKLGQQKTLATALINQEVHTFYREKWVKDEETGKKEKVQVPKKVCPWFYKRNNRYYFEVRSGNKPLELQKGMHAVEVGKEEELVNTIETIIEAVVAGELDLLLTKGDKPGTKKDKASNQK, via the coding sequence ATGACGGCATCATTATTGAGTTCACTCAAGGTCACCGCTCGCCCAGAAGATGGCAGCAAGAACCCTCTCATTCAACGTAGAGAGAAGTTACTCACCAAGCTAGGACAGCAAAAAACCTTAGCCACCGCCCTTATCAACCAAGAGGTACATACCTTCTACCGCGAGAAATGGGTAAAAGATGAAGAAACAGGCAAGAAAGAGAAGGTACAGGTGCCGAAGAAGGTCTGCCCTTGGTTCTACAAGCGTAACAACCGTTATTACTTCGAAGTGCGCAGTGGTAATAAGCCACTGGAGCTACAAAAAGGAATGCACGCAGTCGAAGTAGGCAAAGAGGAAGAGTTAGTTAATACCATCGAAACCATTATCGAAGCGGTAGTGGCCGGAGAACTAGACCTATTGCTAACTAAAGGTGATAAGCCGGGTACAAAGAAAGATAAGGCCAGCAATCAAAAGTAA
- a CDS encoding DUF2787 family protein, producing the protein MNFRDPSYSAERGGFHPVEVRLEKETNAEHGDQWRICYITDFSNVGIGYMAELTKELDFDFDSGIFQHLMGVTPLEQARGIYQVWEQNFLAYSLGIKAYQVTLTTE; encoded by the coding sequence ATCAACTTCAGAGACCCCAGCTACTCAGCAGAGCGTGGTGGTTTTCATCCTGTGGAAGTTAGGCTAGAGAAAGAAACTAATGCAGAACATGGCGACCAATGGCGCATCTGCTATATCACCGACTTTAGCAATGTAGGTATTGGCTACATGGCTGAGCTTACCAAGGAACTGGACTTCGACTTTGATAGCGGAATTTTTCAACACCTGATGGGAGTAACACCACTAGAGCAAGCAAGGGGGATCTATCAAGTATGGGAACAAAACTTCTTGGCTTATAGCCTTGGGATTAAAGCTTATCAAGTTACGCTAACCACTGAATAG
- a CDS encoding DNA cytosine methyltransferase gives MNHIELFSGCGGLSLGLEQSGFELTMANELSPMAAESFAYNFFNENLDELAINDKQATHTLWLNSNYAELKPRLRENPFTFPAFDEAGTSDIPTDASELKGKLVVGSIVELNRLLDSNEELTKQLRTAFGSQGGLDLVSGGPPCQSFSMAGLRKRDCDKNTLPWEFAKFVKHTQPKVAMLENVTGILRAFKDDEGNSFHAWYEVAKVFASIGYVPLCLHINARLAGIAQNRPRFIMIAVRFDHYETIAGGFEVGDTNTKLFSPSLKFYQLVQESGSELPFGHLDYFDTTKPIHRSLFESSFLAGLVNGEMVTVREALDDLKQKYPSKPSDFITSLNATFNHLPQWLKSPEGSEWPNHEYRNNGEVVQRRFRLYQVLQTIDERWITKAIFSILKGNATELDDDAWAVCREYKYLQIDHTLKVFESKQDFIQYLRDHPTKKQTQKALVANAPAPAALSIPDDACHYDEHELRVLTVREMARIQSFPDNFVFRSKVTTGGHYRKFEVPQYTQVGNAVPPLLGLKLGNCISQLL, from the coding sequence TTGAACCATATAGAACTATTTTCTGGATGTGGGGGGCTTTCTCTAGGCTTAGAGCAAAGCGGCTTTGAGCTCACCATGGCAAATGAACTTTCTCCAATGGCTGCAGAGTCATTTGCATACAATTTTTTTAATGAAAATTTAGACGAATTAGCAATAAACGATAAACAGGCTACACATACACTTTGGCTAAATAGCAATTATGCCGAACTGAAACCTAGATTACGTGAAAACCCATTTACCTTTCCCGCATTCGATGAGGCAGGTACAAGTGATATCCCTACTGATGCCTCAGAACTCAAAGGAAAATTGGTAGTTGGCAGCATTGTCGAACTCAACCGTCTACTAGATAGCAACGAAGAGCTAACTAAGCAACTCAGAACAGCTTTTGGATCTCAAGGTGGTTTAGACTTGGTATCAGGTGGACCACCTTGTCAAAGTTTCAGCATGGCAGGTCTTCGCAAGCGTGATTGTGATAAAAATACACTCCCATGGGAGTTTGCCAAGTTTGTTAAGCATACTCAGCCTAAAGTTGCGATGCTTGAGAATGTTACGGGAATCCTAAGAGCTTTTAAAGACGATGAAGGCAACAGCTTTCATGCTTGGTATGAAGTCGCTAAGGTGTTTGCCTCTATCGGTTACGTACCGCTATGCTTACATATAAATGCTCGCCTCGCAGGAATAGCCCAGAACAGGCCGCGTTTCATTATGATTGCTGTAAGGTTTGATCATTATGAGACGATTGCTGGTGGATTTGAGGTTGGTGATACCAATACGAAACTATTTTCTCCATCATTAAAGTTTTATCAATTGGTTCAGGAATCAGGCAGTGAGTTACCATTCGGCCATTTGGATTACTTCGATACAACTAAACCGATCCACCGTAGTTTATTTGAAAGCTCATTTCTAGCAGGATTAGTTAATGGTGAGATGGTTACCGTTCGTGAAGCACTGGATGATTTAAAGCAAAAATACCCTTCAAAGCCTTCAGATTTTATAACTTCACTAAACGCAACTTTTAATCATTTACCTCAGTGGTTAAAATCACCAGAAGGGTCTGAATGGCCGAACCATGAATACCGCAATAACGGTGAAGTAGTACAACGCCGCTTCCGGTTATATCAAGTACTTCAAACTATTGATGAACGTTGGATCACTAAAGCTATTTTTTCGATACTAAAGGGCAATGCGACTGAATTGGACGATGATGCATGGGCTGTATGTCGTGAATATAAATACTTGCAAATAGATCATACGCTAAAAGTTTTTGAGTCTAAGCAAGACTTCATTCAGTACCTTCGTGACCACCCGACTAAGAAGCAAACACAAAAAGCTTTAGTGGCAAACGCCCCAGCTCCTGCAGCTCTCTCTATTCCCGATGACGCTTGCCACTATGATGAGCATGAGCTTAGAGTTCTAACTGTACGAGAAATGGCAAGAATACAATCCTTTCCGGATAATTTTGTGTTCCGCTCTAAAGTGACTACTGGTGGACATTATCGTAAATTTGAGGTGCCTCAATATACTCAAGTAGGTAATGCTGTTCCGCCGCTATTAGGCTTAAAACTAGGGAATTGTATTTCACAGCTATTATAA
- a CDS encoding MvaI/BcnI family restriction endonuclease, with protein sequence MNIDERLRFFVIKKALDMFEGKAIIVGLDYELYDYQAKLVIAQASGALTWADLWRRLLNEPLLPLPEDSSIFRVIEKHSSPLGDYRTALIHRKNKVDNNMSDDNINCQEQVSNKRFLPNGNEKELIKKVQKYIRNNYSLVRLTFTMLDKSTIDASKPICKMFYDNDIFNYETAIDGDISYRNVMVFNRDGHDLIKTSFYRPKAKPHKKGDPRFWPWGFKKSIEQDTLIYITTFENTAVIIPLTEPVCTDAHLESVFGSIISHVNLVEELINEIKQFSGRWVKSCNPSKKSPKDVGDTLELLLGLDINNRSDADYKSSIELKAKRSSSKTADTLFSQVPDWNVSPIKSVRDMMLTYGYLSTHKQRQGYKDLFVTVSNIPNPQGLFLEVDYDAEQVVQYHVIGSKKEVTAIWLFEKLQGRLIEKHPNTAWIIADETLIDGEYHFNYNKLELTSNPIFSQFLSLIEQGVVRYDWRGGYEIDGSGRVDKGHAFRLKSPKFRDELFGEIETVSLI encoded by the coding sequence TTGAATATCGATGAAAGATTGAGGTTTTTTGTGATAAAAAAAGCTTTAGATATGTTTGAAGGTAAGGCAATTATTGTTGGTCTTGATTATGAGCTTTATGACTATCAAGCTAAATTAGTTATTGCTCAAGCTAGTGGCGCATTAACGTGGGCTGATTTATGGAGAAGGTTGCTTAATGAGCCATTACTCCCTTTGCCAGAAGATTCGAGTATTTTTAGAGTGATCGAGAAACACTCGTCACCATTAGGTGATTACCGCACAGCTTTAATCCATAGGAAGAATAAAGTGGACAACAATATGAGTGACGACAATATTAATTGTCAGGAACAAGTCTCTAACAAAAGATTTTTACCTAATGGAAATGAAAAGGAACTTATTAAAAAAGTTCAGAAATATATTCGTAACAATTACAGCTTGGTTAGGCTCACTTTTACAATGCTGGATAAATCTACAATAGATGCTTCCAAACCAATCTGTAAGATGTTTTATGATAACGATATTTTTAACTATGAAACTGCGATTGATGGTGACATTAGTTATAGAAATGTAATGGTTTTTAATCGTGATGGCCATGATTTAATCAAAACGAGCTTTTATAGACCTAAAGCAAAGCCTCATAAAAAAGGTGACCCTAGGTTTTGGCCTTGGGGTTTTAAAAAGTCTATTGAACAAGATACGTTAATCTATATAACAACCTTTGAAAACACTGCTGTAATAATTCCACTGACTGAACCTGTTTGTACTGATGCTCATTTAGAAAGTGTATTTGGCTCGATTATTAGTCATGTCAATTTAGTTGAAGAACTTATTAATGAAATAAAACAGTTCAGCGGGAGGTGGGTGAAAAGTTGCAATCCAAGTAAAAAATCCCCTAAAGATGTTGGTGATACATTGGAGCTTTTACTGGGGCTAGATATAAATAACCGAAGTGATGCGGATTACAAAAGTTCTATTGAACTTAAAGCTAAAAGAAGCAGTAGTAAAACCGCCGACACCTTATTTTCCCAAGTGCCTGATTGGAATGTTAGTCCTATAAAGTCGGTGCGAGATATGATGCTAACATATGGATATCTAAGTACGCATAAACAGCGACAAGGGTATAAAGATCTTTTTGTTACAGTTTCTAACATACCTAATCCTCAGGGGCTGTTTCTTGAAGTAGATTATGATGCTGAGCAAGTCGTTCAATACCATGTAATTGGCAGTAAGAAAGAGGTTACAGCTATTTGGTTGTTTGAAAAGCTACAAGGAAGGTTAATTGAAAAACATCCTAATACAGCTTGGATTATTGCTGATGAAACGTTGATTGATGGAGAATATCATTTTAACTATAACAAGCTAGAATTAACTAGTAATCCGATATTTTCACAATTCCTTTCTCTCATAGAGCAAGGCGTAGTTCGTTATGATTGGCGTGGCGGTTATGAAATAGACGGCAGTGGGAGAGTTGATAAGGGGCATGCATTTAGATTGAAGTCTCCGAAATTTCGAGATGAACTGTTTGGTGAGATTGAGACCGTATCTTTGATTTGA
- a CDS encoding DUF3258 domain-containing protein, which yields MKSVHGFKHLYLRNNTYYFRFVLRRHRIKHQFSLSLKSTEFSEAIVSWKKISLEVTKLKKLVQTYQKHETDEIRRLVNGFKISMQEKLTMHHIDPIIAELEQSYTSNVHMLKVLGRNCPIDFPERFHHMLASLGNNACGMPVGEKLYEVMDSISNEDMSAFLQYLASILIRFTASDEDFNVDGLAETAKEILAKHNLCFDEQSLEFQVLLSKLRTSSQIRNTLIETVVCEDGVKERELTQLLQTPTVVASEAKTKIDVVSSAPHFSAVYAEFLQHKIKKEKLADKVQQDYARKYVVWQSLTEDKPIDLYSPKDIGRFIDRCFELPKMNIAPYSKMSWAERLEVDVPEEDMISPKSVSHFYKWLQGVFAYAKRDTIGYINASPCSIKREYKSRTRGVFDDIELQVFLKAADDEKQVWRKWMIYLGIYTGARRGELVQLRKEDVKFDTATKRHYLLITDEHESQKLKTENAKRKIPLHMDLINAGFIEYVESCKERVFDRVNNREVVTAWFARQMQNIEINSINELGHIRSFHSFRHTFITKLMNEGVQVNLLQQVVGHEISSFGITSNYTHKSTELKHVLPVVDLLFV from the coding sequence ATGAAATCAGTTCATGGATTCAAGCATCTATACCTTCGTAATAACACCTATTATTTCCGCTTTGTATTGCGCAGACATCGAATCAAGCATCAATTCTCCCTAAGTCTTAAATCGACAGAGTTTAGCGAAGCCATTGTTTCATGGAAGAAAATAAGTCTCGAAGTAACTAAGCTAAAAAAGCTTGTGCAGACTTATCAAAAGCATGAAACTGATGAAATTCGCCGCTTAGTTAATGGATTTAAAATAAGCATGCAAGAAAAGCTCACAATGCATCACATTGACCCTATCATTGCTGAATTAGAGCAATCCTATACCAGTAATGTCCATATGCTTAAGGTACTAGGAAGAAATTGCCCAATAGACTTTCCTGAGCGTTTTCATCACATGCTAGCCTCATTAGGAAATAATGCTTGTGGAATGCCTGTAGGAGAAAAGCTATATGAGGTGATGGATAGCATATCGAATGAGGATATGTCTGCCTTTCTACAGTATCTAGCAAGTATTCTCATTCGATTTACAGCCTCTGATGAAGACTTCAATGTTGACGGGTTAGCAGAGACTGCGAAGGAGATTTTAGCTAAGCATAACCTCTGTTTTGATGAGCAATCTCTAGAGTTTCAAGTATTGCTTAGTAAGCTTAGAACTTCATCTCAGATTCGAAACACATTGATTGAAACCGTTGTTTGTGAAGATGGAGTTAAAGAGCGTGAATTAACTCAATTACTTCAAACTCCCACGGTTGTAGCGAGTGAAGCTAAAACTAAAATAGATGTAGTTAGTAGTGCTCCACATTTTTCGGCAGTTTATGCTGAATTTTTACAGCATAAAATTAAGAAAGAGAAATTAGCTGACAAGGTACAGCAAGACTACGCTAGAAAGTATGTGGTGTGGCAATCCCTGACTGAAGATAAGCCTATTGACCTTTATTCTCCTAAAGATATTGGACGATTTATTGATCGCTGCTTTGAACTTCCGAAGATGAATATTGCACCGTATAGCAAGATGTCTTGGGCTGAGCGTTTAGAAGTCGATGTGCCTGAAGAGGATATGATCTCTCCTAAATCGGTCAGCCACTTCTATAAATGGCTGCAAGGAGTATTTGCCTACGCTAAGCGTGACACTATCGGTTATATCAACGCTTCACCTTGTTCGATTAAGCGCGAGTACAAATCAAGAACTCGTGGCGTATTTGACGATATCGAACTGCAAGTCTTCCTAAAGGCTGCTGATGACGAAAAGCAGGTTTGGCGAAAGTGGATGATCTATCTTGGCATCTATACCGGAGCAAGACGTGGTGAGTTGGTTCAGCTACGTAAAGAAGACGTTAAGTTTGATACGGCAACCAAACGCCATTACCTGCTAATTACTGATGAGCATGAGAGCCAAAAGCTTAAAACAGAGAATGCCAAGCGGAAGATCCCGTTACACATGGATTTGATTAATGCTGGCTTTATCGAGTACGTCGAATCCTGTAAGGAGAGGGTATTCGATAGGGTTAATAATCGTGAGGTGGTGACGGCATGGTTTGCAAGGCAGATGCAGAATATTGAAATCAATTCGATTAATGAGCTGGGACATATCCGCTCGTTCCATAGCTTTCGTCATACCTTCATTACCAAACTGATGAACGAAGGTGTACAGGTGAACTTACTCCAACAGGTAGTAGGTCATGAGATTAGTTCATTTGGAATCACTAGCAACTACACCCACAAGTCGACTGAACTTAAACATGTGTTGCCAGTAGTAGACCTGTTATTTGTATAG